The genomic DNA TCTCTCCCGTTCTGCAGGTAATTGTACAGGTACTGATCTGCCCAATAAGCATAGTTCTGGGCGTTAGTAATATACAGCAGCGGACTAATATCGGAATAGGTGCTCCACTTTTGCACAATGGTGCTGCCATGCAGCCGCGAAACGCCGTTAGAGCGCCGGGCCAGCCGCAGGGCCGCCAACGTATGGTTAAAGGTATCGCCTTCTGTTTTGGTAATGGTTTTTACCTGCTCCACCGGCACGTTCGAAAAGAAGCTCATGTCGCTCAGCAGCCGGATGTCGGATTTTTCATTGCCGGCCTCTTCAGGCGTGTGCGTTGTAAAAACAAAGCGTCTTTTTACTTCTTCCACGTTGCCATACTTCTCATACAAGGCAAATACCAGCGGCAGGGCATGGGCTTCATTCAGGTGGTAGGTTTCGGGGGCGTAGCCTAATAGTTCGAGCAGTTTAAAGCCGCCTATGCCCAGCAAAATGTTGCTTGCCACTTTCGTGGATTTATCGGCATTGTAAAGTTTGTGCGTGATGGACTGTGCAATATAACTGTTCTCGGGCAGGTCGGTGGAGAGCAGGAACAGCGGGGCCGTGCCGAACAGCTGGGGTGGCAGGTAATAGACGGCCACCTGCACCGGGGCACGGTTTACGGTGATCTCGAACCGGATATCGGTTTTCTCCACAAAGCTGTAGATCTTCTCCTGGAACAGCACACCCATGGTCTGGTCCGGCTGGCGCACCTGGTCGTAGTAGCCATACTTCCACAGAATGCCGATACCGATCAGGTTCTGTTTTAAAGCATACGCACTGCGCATATGAGAGCCCGCCAGAAAACCCAGGCCCCCGGCATAGATCTTCAGCGCCTGGGCGATGGCATACTCCATACAAAAATATGCCACCCGCTTCTGGTAGGCAGGCGCATAGGCATAAGGGTGCAGGTACTTCGCTACATTATCCATGGGCAGAACTAGTTTCGTTCAACAGAATTTGCAACTAACCAGAGGGGGTATGTTGCTAGTACGTAGCAGGTTAAATAAGTCTTAGTAAAATTTAATTGCGGGAAGCTGAAAAATTTGCTGGCAGCCATTACAAGTATAGCTTGCCTGTAATAATCAGGCGCAGGTATAAGCAAGCTCAGGCACTTTTCCGGATCGATGTGCCTGGAAAAAGGAATAGAATGCATGGTCATGGCAACGTGTTTAGGCAGTTTCCCAGGCAAAGAATTACATACATGGTTATCAGCCTGTACGTACTTAAGAGAAAGAGCTCAGCTGTTGCCGGCTGCCTTTCAAATTTATCTCATACTCGAAAAGCTGTGGTAGTATGAATGCAGAACTCCGAAGCGAGCGTCGTACTGAAGCGGATAGCATAAGGTTTGTGAAACCCTCCACAAGCCTTTTTACCCTCGTGCTGAGTCTGGTAAAGCCCTACCGGATGTGGCTGATTATTGTATTTATTGCGATGCTGGCCGAGACAGGTATGAGCCTGGCTACGCCCTGGCCGCTTAAGGTGATCATTGACAATGTGATTGCCAATGAGCCACTGCCGCATTGGCTGGCATGGATCGAAAAGCTGCCACTGGGCACGCATAACATGGAACTAGCCGTAGTAGCCGCTTTTGCAATGATCTTGTTGACGATCCTGGGCGGGCTGGCCAGCTATATCAATAATTATTTTACCGAAAGTGTAGCCCAGTATGTCGCCAACGACCTCCGCCGGCGCATATACCACCACCTGCTGCGCCTTTCGCTTTCATATTACGACAACCACCAGGTAGGTAAACTGCTCAGTACCATTACTTCGGATGTGTCTACCATCCAGGATTTCGCTTCCGAAACACTGCTTAATATCCTGATCGATGCCCTAACCATTATCGGTATACTTGGTTTAATGTTTTACCTGAACTGGGACTTTACTCTGATGGCTGTGGCAGTGGCTCCGTTTCTGCTGCTGTTTGTGATGCGCTTTAAAAAAGCCGTGAAAATGGCTACGCATGAAGTGCGGAAAGACCAGGCGCAAATGGTAGCTGTGCTACAGCAGGGCCTGGAATCGATACGCGCAATCAATGCCTACGGCCGCCAGGACCTGGAAGAGGACCGGCTGAAGCGTGTCAGCTATGAAACAGTGGAAGCAGCGTTGAAGGCCCGCAAGATCAAATCGATGGTTTCGCCGGTAGTGACCATAATCGTGTCGCTCTGCACTGCCTTTGTACTGTGGCGCGGAGCCCACCTGGTGCTGGCTGGCGCCATGACGATAGGAGCCCTGACTGTTTTTCTGTCGTACCTGAACAAATTCTTCAGCCCGGTGAAGGACCTGGCTAAAATGACCACCAACATTGCCCAGGCCATGGTGGCTTTAGAGCGTATCCAGCAGATCCTTGACACCGACACCATCATCCGGCAAAAGCCGGATGCACGCAACCCGGGCAAGCTGAAAGGGGATATTGCCTTTGAGAGCGTTACGTTTGCTTATGTAGAGAACCTGCCTGTGCTGCACAACATCAGCCTCTCCATTCAGGCAGGGCAACATGTTGGGGTTTGTGGGCCCACAGGCAGTGGCAAGTCTACAATCGCCAGCCTCATTCCCCGCTTCTATGACCCGAATGCCGGCCGCATATTGATCGACGGCACCAATATCCGTGACTTTACGTTGGAAGGGCTGCGCATGCAGATTGGGTTTGTGCTGCAGGAAACGGTGCTGATCTACGGTACCATTCAGGAAAACATTGCTTACGGAAGACCAGAAGCCACGCCGGAGGAAATTGTGAAAGCCGCCAAACAAGCTTATGCACATGAGTTCATTATCCGGTTGCCAAAGGGGTACGATACTTTGGTGGGGGAACGCGGCATGACCCTTTCAGGAGGCGAACGCCAGCGCATTGGTATTGCCCGGGCCATCGTACGTAATTCGCCTATCCTTATACTGGATGAACCTACCGCTTCGCTCGATACAGAATCGGAGAGAAGCGTGCTCGATGCGCTGGAAAATCTGATGGCAGGGCGCACGGTTATTACCATCACCCACCGGCTGCGCACCATCTGCAAGGCAGATAAAATCATCGTCATCAAAGCCGGTACGGTAGCAGAAGAAGGCAGGCATGCGGAACTGCTAAAGCAAGGAGGGCTGTATGCTGAACTCTATCATTTGCAGGATCAGGAAACCTATGCGAACAGCTTGTCGCCGGAAAAACAGTAACACATCTCATCTTAATAACTATTTACTCCTTTTCGAGGATCTATCTTACCGGCATAAGGATAGTTCCTGTATTTTGCTTCACTATCCATTACGCAAGGAGGTACCATACAAATAAGTATAACTTTCCTGGCCTCACAGTAACCAACGGGTACATGCGTACCTTAAACAGGACCTTTGAACATACGCAGCAGTCATGAAGAAACTGCTCTGAACGAGCGGAAGAACCAAAGCTTCAGCAGCTCGGCTGTAACAGCATAGGCTAATAGAATGCATCCGATGGCCAGCGCCTGTGGCTGATGTAGACTTGTTAGGCTGAGCGCACCGGCAAGCGGGGAGAATGGCAACCAGACGGTAACGAGTAGTGCCAGCAGCGCAATGAGCAACAGCAGCCTGCCGGGATTGCTCCGGAAAAGGGGCTTATGTGTCCGGATAATGAATACAATGAGCAGCTCGGTGATAATGGACTCCAGAAACCAGCCTGTCTGGAAGGGAGTCTCGCGGAGGCCAAAATAAGTATGTAACGTATAAAAGGTGGCAAAGTCAAATACAGAACTATGCAGGCCAAAGACCAGCATAAACCTTCGGATGAGCCGGATGTCCCACCGGAGGGGAAGGCGTAGCTGTTCTTCATCTACACGGTCGGAAGCTACGGCCAGGTATGGGAAATCGGTGAGCAGGTTAGTGAGCAGGATTTGTTTGGGCAGCATGGGCAGAAACGGGAGCAGCAGCGAAGCGCCGGCCACGCTGAACATATTGCCGAAGGTAGCGCCGGTGGTGGCAAAAATATACTTCATGGAGTTGGCAAACGACTTGCGCCCTTCCAATACGCCGGCTGCGAGCACTACCAGGTTTTTTTCCAGCAGCACAAAATCAGCGGCTTCTTTGGCTACGTCCACAGCGTTGTTGGTCGAAATACCCGTATCGGCGGCATGGATGGCGGCCACATCGTTGATGCCATCGCCCAGGTAAGCCACCCGGAACTTCGATTTCTGCAGCGCCCGCACGATCTGTTCTTTCTGATGAGGTTCTATTTCAGAGAACACATCCGTTTTGGCCGCATTCACGATAAGTGCTTCCGGCGACATTTTGCTTAACTCTTCTCCACTGAGGATGTTGGAGGAGGCCATGCCCAGGGCCTTGGCGGCGTGCATGGCTGCATAACGGTTGTCGCCCGTAATTATCTTTACCGCAATACCCATCTTCTCCAGCCTTGCTATCGAATCTACCGCGTCAGCTTTTAGCTTATCTTCCAGCAGTATAAAACCCAGAAAGACCATTTCCTGCTCATCTTCATACACAATGTCGGTTTTGGAAGTTTGTTTATAGGCAATGCCGAGTACGCGGTAGCCTTCCTTGCTGTAGTGCTCCAACTGGGTCTTTACCTGCTGGCGCTGCTGCTCCTCAAGGGCTGGTTCCGTGCCGGCCTCATCGGCATAAAAGGTGCATACGTCCAGCACATTTAGCAGCGCCCCCTTGGTAATGATGATGTTACCTGAGGCGCTCTTTACGCCAATGCTCAGCCGCTTACGGATAAAATCATACGGTATCTCGTCGTACTTTTCATAACCGGCCGGCTTCAAAGGCAGTGATCCGATCTCCTGGTCAATGGGGTTGGTAAAGCCGTTCTGGAAGGTAGCATTGAGAAAAGCAAAGAGCTGCGCTTTGGGATCGGGCTTCCCGGCAATATTCACAATACCGTGCACGGTTACGGAGCCTTCGGTAATAGTGCCGGTTTTGTCGGTGCACAGCACGTTTACCTCTCCAAAATTAAAGATGGAGGAGAGGCGCTTCACAATAACTTTCCGGTCCATCATGCGGCGGGCACCGGCCGACATGGCAAAGGTCATGATGGCGGGCAGCAGCTCGGGCGCCATACCTATTGCCAGCGCCAGGGAAAACAGCAGGGAGTTAAAGAAAGGCTTGTGGAAGTATAAGTTGGTGACAAGTATGAAAACCGACAGCAGCACCGTGATCCGGAGCAGGAAATAGCCAAATCCCTTCAGCCCCTCTTCAAAAGCAGTAGGGGATACCTGGGTGAGGCTGTGCGCCATTTGGCCGAAAACGGTTTCCGGGCCGGTGTATACCACCAGCGCCTTTGCCGTACCACTCACCACGCTGGTGCCCTGCCACAGGCAATTGCTTTTTTGGTTCAGCGGCGTATCTTCCGGCAGTATCCCCGGCGCTTTGGCAACCGGAAAGCTTTCCCCGGTCAGGGAACTCTCGTTCACGTGCAGTTCGTTGCTCTCCACAATGCGGCAATCCGCCGGTATCAGGTCGCCGGCATTCAGCAGCAGCACGTCGCCGGGCACCACCTCCTTCGTACGCACGTCTACTTTTTTGCCCTGCCGGACAACCTGGTGCTTTACCGCGATTATCTGCAGGAGCTTTTCTACCGCTCTGCCCGCGTGCAGCTCCTGGAAAAAGCTTAATAAACCCGAAACCAGCAGGATAAACAGCACGATAATCGTATCTGAGGTTTCTCCCAGGATGGCAGACAAAATCACGACAATGATGAGCAGCAGCATTAGCGGGCTGCTGAACTGGCGGAGCAGGAGCTTTAACTCGCGTTGCGACCTGCTCTTTACCCGGGCTTTTCTTTTTTGAGCTACTATCCGGCGCCTTGCAATAGGGGCAGAGAGGCCGTCTGCACCGGAGTGTAGTTGCTTGTAGAGTTGCTCGGTAGTAGCTGCGGCAAGGGTCACCTATACATATGTTTTTGAGGACTGCCAGTCTGGCGAAGCAAATGGTTACAGAACACCGGCAACTGGAGTTTCTCTGGCGGGTGTAAGCCGTTTGCCAAGTATAGCCTCAAGGTCTTCTTTAAACACCACTTCTTTCTGTAACAGCAACTCGGCCAGCTTTATGAGCTGCTCCTGGTGGCGCGACAGCAGCTCTTTGGCTTTCAGGTAAGCCTCGTTGAGCAGCTTGATGACTTCGGCATCTATCATTTTACCGGTTTCCTCGCTATAGGGCTTCGAGAGTCGGGTGTCTTGCTGCCCGGTAGAGTCGTAAAAGCTGATGTTACCGATCTTCTTGTCGAAGCCATAGTAGGCCACCATCATATAAGCTTCTTTGGTGGCTTTCTCCAGGTCGTCCAGCGCGCCGGAGGTTATTTCGCCAAAGGTGATTTCTTCTGCGGCTCTGCCCGCCAGCATGGCGCTCAGGTGTTCTGTAAAGGCGGTGGCCGATTTCAGCTGCCGTTCTTCGGGCAGGTACCAGGCAGCGCCCAGGGCCTTGCCTCTCGGGATGATGGATACTTTGATCAGGGGATCTACATGCTTCAGCAGCCAACTCACCAGCGCATGGCCCGCTTCGTGGTAGGCAATGATCTTTTTCTCTTCCGGCGCAATGATGCGGCTCTTCCGTTCCAGTCCGGCCACAATCCTGTCCAGGGCGTCCATAAAATCCTGCCGGTTTATACTTTCCCGCTTTCTGCGGGCGGCAATCAGGGCCGCTTCGTTGCAGACGTTGGCAATGTCGGCGCCGGAGAAGCCGGGTGTCTGAGCTGCCAGGAAAGCCACATCCAGTGTGTCATCGGTTTTAAGCGGGCGCAGGTGCACCTTAAAGATCTCTTCCCGCTCGCGGATGTTGGGGAGCTCCAGGTAAATGTGCCTGTCAAAGCGGCCGGGGCGGAGCAGCGCCGGGTCCAGCAGGTCGGCCCGGTTGGTAGCGGCCAGCACAATCACGCCGCTGTTCGTTTCAAAGCCATCCATTTCGGTCAGCAACTGGTTCAATGTGCTTTCCCGTTCGTCATTCGAGCCCGAGTAAATCGTGTTCATGCCCCTGGACTGGCCAATGCTGTCTATTTCATCTATAAAAATGATGCAGGGCGCTTTATCCTTGGCTTGCTTGAACAGGTCGCGCACCCGCGACGCGCCTACTCCCACAAACATCTCCACAAACTCCGATCCGGACATGGAAAAGAAAGGCACCTGGGCTTCGCCGGCCATGGCTTTGGCGAGCAAGGTTTTGCCTGTGCCCGGAGGACCCACCAGGATAACGCCCTTCGGGATCTTGGCGCCCAGTTTGGTGAAGGCCTCCGGGCTTCGGAGGAAATCCACCACCTCCTTTACCTCCATGGAAGCCTCTTCCAACCCCGCCACATCGGCAAAGGTAATCTTGCTTTTCCGGCCTTTATCAAAGAGCATGGCCTTTGACTTTCCGAAACTGAAAATGGAAGTACCCCCGGCGCCTCCTGCACCAGCGCGCAGCAGGTAACGCCAGAAAAGCAGGAAAAGCAACAGCGGAAACAACCATACTAAAATTTTACTCAGCCAGTTCTCCCGCTTCACATACACCACGTCTATCTGCTGATCCAGCGGCGTGCCTTTCTGCGCTTCTTCCAGCTTCCGCTCAAAGGTTTCCACAGAGCCAATAGTTAACGTATACTGCGGCCCGGGCATGACTGCTTTGCTCTTACCAGGCTTCATTTCCTCGTTGAAAGGCGGAGTATCGGCAAAGGCTTCCTTGATGTAAATATCGGCTTCTTCGTTGTTGATGACCTCAATTTTAGCAATAGCCTTTTTGGGGAGCATGTCTTTTTCCACTTCCAGCCACGAGGTCGTTTTACGGGGAGCAATGTCTGCTTTATAGATCGTGAACAGCACAATAACCCCTATCAGCAGCAGGTAAGTCAGCAGTGTAGGTCCTGTTGCAGGGGGCGTACTGTTGGGCGTTTCTTTCTGAGAAGGAGTTGCAGCCACGAGAAGTTGTATAAACTTCCTCTTTTTTACTTAGAATAGTGCTGTTTGGATTTGTATTTACCTGTTTAAATAAAATTTATACTTGTGTGGCAGCGCCGGTCTCAACTGTGTGGCTTTGGGGCAGGGCGTAGAGTTTCCGCATCTGTTCGTCCTGATTGGGTATGAAGGGCGCAAGTGGCTTTTATAAAAGTCACTCATACTGCTGCATATTATCTCATTCCTGATATATTTACCGGGGCAACAAGGCACCTACATGAAACGACCTTTTATACTGCTGCTTATGGTGGGGATTACCTCGCTGGCTATGGGCCAGGAGCGCATGCGGGCCAGAGACTATGGCCTGAAAGTGGGCGTGCTGCCCACAGGCAAGTATAATGCCATTACGGATGTGGCCGGCGTTGCCGTGGGCCATACGACCTTGGTCAAAGGCAAGGATGTACGCACCGGCGTAACGGCGATTCTACCGCATGGCGGCAACATTTTCCAGGACAAAGTGCCCGCTGCCGTTTATGTCGGGAATGGGTTTGGGAAGCTGGCCGGCAGCACGCAGGTGCAGGAACTGGGCAACCTGGAAACGCCCATCGTGCTGACCAACACACTCAGTGTGGGCACTGCCCTGGAGGCGGTGGTTACGTATGTGCTGGACCAGGAAGGCAACGAGAAGGTACAGTCGGTGAATGCGGTAGTGGGAGAAACTAACGACAGCTATTTGAATGATATCCGGAGCAGGCCGGTCACGCAAAAGCATGTGCTGGCCGCCATCCGGCAGGCAAAAGGCGGCGTTGTGCCCGAAGGCAATGTGGGCGCCGGCACTGGGACGGTGTGTTTTGGTTTTAAGGGCGGCATTGGCACTTCGTCGCGTTTGCTGCCAGCCGAAGCGGGCGGCTATACGGTGGGCGTGCTGGTGCAGACAAATTTTGGCGGCGTGCTGCAAATAGCCGGCGTGCCGGTGGGGCGGGAACTGGGCCAGTTTTACATGAGCGAGTATGCGCAAGATAAAGCTGACGGCTCCTGCATGATCGTGGTGGCCACAGATGCCCCGGTAGATGCCCGCAATCTGGAACGCATGGCCAAACGCGCCATGATGGGGCTTGCCCGAACCGGCGGCATCGCCTCGAACGGCAGTGGGGATTACGTGATCGCATTCTCCTCAAATGCAGGGCTGCGCATTCCTTACTATTCCGAAGAAAAAACACAAACCGTGCGGCTGCTGCGCAACGAGGAAATGTCGCCGCTGTTTATGGCCACTATCGAGGCTACCGAAGAAGCGATCCTGAACGCGCTGTTTAAGGCTGAAACAATGGAAGGAAAAGAGCAGCATAAAGCGTTAGCGCTGCCCCTGGATAAAGTATTGAACCTATTGGAAAAACATCATGCAATCAACCCCTGATCTTTATGCCTATGTGTGTGGCGAGGTGCTGCCGCTGAAGAATGCCTTTCTGCATGTGAGCGACCTTGCCATACAGCGGGGCTACGGTATATTCGATTATTTTAAAGTGCAGCACGGGCAACCGGTGTTCCTGTCCGATTACCTGAGCCGCTTTCGTAAATCGGCCGAACTCATGGCCTTGCCTGTTCCATTGTCAGACCTCGAACTGCAGGCAGTTATCCGGGAGCTCATCCAGCGAAACGGTCTGGAACTTTCGGGCATGAAGATGATCCTCACCGGCGGCTATTCCGCCAACGGCTATGATATTGCCACTCCCAACCTGCTCCTTCTCCAGCAGCCACTTGCTTTGCCCAGCGTGGACGCGCAGGAACAAGGTATCCGGGTGATCACCCACGAATTTATGCGGGAAATTCCACAGGCCAAAACCATCAACTATACCATGGGCATCCGGCTGAACAGGCAGCTGCAGGAGCAGGGCGCAGCCGACGTGCTTTACCACCAGCAGGGTGTGGTTTCGGAGTTTCCACGGTCCAACCTGCTTATCGTAAAGCAGGACGGCACGGTTTGCACGCCTGCTGATAATGTGTTGCTGGGCATTACACGCAAAAACGTGCTGGCGCTGGCCCGCAAAAAGTATCCTGTAGCAGAGGGTGTGGTTACCCTGGAGGATGTTTACCAGGCAAAGGAAGTGTTCATGACCAGCACCACCAAAAGGGTGCTCCCCATTGTGCAGGTAGACGATCAAGTGATCGGAACGG from Pontibacter liquoris includes the following:
- the glgP gene encoding alpha-glucan family phosphorylase, with the translated sequence MDNVAKYLHPYAYAPAYQKRVAYFCMEYAIAQALKIYAGGLGFLAGSHMRSAYALKQNLIGIGILWKYGYYDQVRQPDQTMGVLFQEKIYSFVEKTDIRFEITVNRAPVQVAVYYLPPQLFGTAPLFLLSTDLPENSYIAQSITHKLYNADKSTKVASNILLGIGGFKLLELLGYAPETYHLNEAHALPLVFALYEKYGNVEEVKRRFVFTTHTPEEAGNEKSDIRLLSDMSFFSNVPVEQVKTITKTEGDTFNHTLAALRLARRSNGVSRLHGSTIVQKWSTYSDISPLLYITNAQNYAYWADQYLYNYLQNGRDEKLVARKKKLKRRLFEEVADQTGDLYDENVFTIVWARRFASYKRADLLLEDMNRFHSLLTDLNHPVQIIWAGKPYPMDYDAISVFNQLVHLSAQYPNCSVLVGYELKLSKLLKQGADLWLSPPWLPTKLPAPVA
- a CDS encoding ABC transporter ATP-binding protein, translated to MKPSTSLFTLVLSLVKPYRMWLIIVFIAMLAETGMSLATPWPLKVIIDNVIANEPLPHWLAWIEKLPLGTHNMELAVVAAFAMILLTILGGLASYINNYFTESVAQYVANDLRRRIYHHLLRLSLSYYDNHQVGKLLSTITSDVSTIQDFASETLLNILIDALTIIGILGLMFYLNWDFTLMAVAVAPFLLLFVMRFKKAVKMATHEVRKDQAQMVAVLQQGLESIRAINAYGRQDLEEDRLKRVSYETVEAALKARKIKSMVSPVVTIIVSLCTAFVLWRGAHLVLAGAMTIGALTVFLSYLNKFFSPVKDLAKMTTNIAQAMVALERIQQILDTDTIIRQKPDARNPGKLKGDIAFESVTFAYVENLPVLHNISLSIQAGQHVGVCGPTGSGKSTIASLIPRFYDPNAGRILIDGTNIRDFTLEGLRMQIGFVLQETVLIYGTIQENIAYGRPEATPEEIVKAAKQAYAHEFIIRLPKGYDTLVGERGMTLSGGERQRIGIARAIVRNSPILILDEPTASLDTESERSVLDALENLMAGRTVITITHRLRTICKADKIIVIKAGTVAEEGRHAELLKQGGLYAELYHLQDQETYANSLSPEKQ
- the mgtA gene encoding magnesium-translocating P-type ATPase; the protein is MTLAAATTEQLYKQLHSGADGLSAPIARRRIVAQKRKARVKSRSQRELKLLLRQFSSPLMLLLIIVVILSAILGETSDTIIVLFILLVSGLLSFFQELHAGRAVEKLLQIIAVKHQVVRQGKKVDVRTKEVVPGDVLLLNAGDLIPADCRIVESNELHVNESSLTGESFPVAKAPGILPEDTPLNQKSNCLWQGTSVVSGTAKALVVYTGPETVFGQMAHSLTQVSPTAFEEGLKGFGYFLLRITVLLSVFILVTNLYFHKPFFNSLLFSLALAIGMAPELLPAIMTFAMSAGARRMMDRKVIVKRLSSIFNFGEVNVLCTDKTGTITEGSVTVHGIVNIAGKPDPKAQLFAFLNATFQNGFTNPIDQEIGSLPLKPAGYEKYDEIPYDFIRKRLSIGVKSASGNIIITKGALLNVLDVCTFYADEAGTEPALEEQQRQQVKTQLEHYSKEGYRVLGIAYKQTSKTDIVYEDEQEMVFLGFILLEDKLKADAVDSIARLEKMGIAVKIITGDNRYAAMHAAKALGMASSNILSGEELSKMSPEALIVNAAKTDVFSEIEPHQKEQIVRALQKSKFRVAYLGDGINDVAAIHAADTGISTNNAVDVAKEAADFVLLEKNLVVLAAGVLEGRKSFANSMKYIFATTGATFGNMFSVAGASLLLPFLPMLPKQILLTNLLTDFPYLAVASDRVDEEQLRLPLRWDIRLIRRFMLVFGLHSSVFDFATFYTLHTYFGLRETPFQTGWFLESIITELLIVFIIRTHKPLFRSNPGRLLLLIALLALLVTVWLPFSPLAGALSLTSLHQPQALAIGCILLAYAVTAELLKLWFFRSFRAVSS
- the ftsH gene encoding ATP-dependent zinc metalloprotease FtsH → MAATPSQKETPNSTPPATGPTLLTYLLLIGVIVLFTIYKADIAPRKTTSWLEVEKDMLPKKAIAKIEVINNEEADIYIKEAFADTPPFNEEMKPGKSKAVMPGPQYTLTIGSVETFERKLEEAQKGTPLDQQIDVVYVKRENWLSKILVWLFPLLLFLLFWRYLLRAGAGGAGGTSIFSFGKSKAMLFDKGRKSKITFADVAGLEEASMEVKEVVDFLRSPEAFTKLGAKIPKGVILVGPPGTGKTLLAKAMAGEAQVPFFSMSGSEFVEMFVGVGASRVRDLFKQAKDKAPCIIFIDEIDSIGQSRGMNTIYSGSNDERESTLNQLLTEMDGFETNSGVIVLAATNRADLLDPALLRPGRFDRHIYLELPNIREREEIFKVHLRPLKTDDTLDVAFLAAQTPGFSGADIANVCNEAALIAARRKRESINRQDFMDALDRIVAGLERKSRIIAPEEKKIIAYHEAGHALVSWLLKHVDPLIKVSIIPRGKALGAAWYLPEERQLKSATAFTEHLSAMLAGRAAEEITFGEITSGALDDLEKATKEAYMMVAYYGFDKKIGNISFYDSTGQQDTRLSKPYSEETGKMIDAEVIKLLNEAYLKAKELLSRHQEQLIKLAELLLQKEVVFKEDLEAILGKRLTPARETPVAGVL
- a CDS encoding DmpA family aminopeptidase — protein: MKRPFILLLMVGITSLAMGQERMRARDYGLKVGVLPTGKYNAITDVAGVAVGHTTLVKGKDVRTGVTAILPHGGNIFQDKVPAAVYVGNGFGKLAGSTQVQELGNLETPIVLTNTLSVGTALEAVVTYVLDQEGNEKVQSVNAVVGETNDSYLNDIRSRPVTQKHVLAAIRQAKGGVVPEGNVGAGTGTVCFGFKGGIGTSSRLLPAEAGGYTVGVLVQTNFGGVLQIAGVPVGRELGQFYMSEYAQDKADGSCMIVVATDAPVDARNLERMAKRAMMGLARTGGIASNGSGDYVIAFSSNAGLRIPYYSEEKTQTVRLLRNEEMSPLFMATIEATEEAILNALFKAETMEGKEQHKALALPLDKVLNLLEKHHAINP
- a CDS encoding aminotransferase class IV → MQSTPDLYAYVCGEVLPLKNAFLHVSDLAIQRGYGIFDYFKVQHGQPVFLSDYLSRFRKSAELMALPVPLSDLELQAVIRELIQRNGLELSGMKMILTGGYSANGYDIATPNLLLLQQPLALPSVDAQEQGIRVITHEFMREIPQAKTINYTMGIRLNRQLQEQGAADVLYHQQGVVSEFPRSNLLIVKQDGTVCTPADNVLLGITRKNVLALARKKYPVAEGVVTLEDVYQAKEVFMTSTTKRVLPIVQVDDQVIGTGRPGDVARGLLNELIALEAKEAAAV